A window of Rosa rugosa chromosome 7, drRosRugo1.1, whole genome shotgun sequence genomic DNA:
tccttcttctcatTACAGATAAtctatatcaaaaaaaaaaaaaaaaaaaagatagggAAATAGTTTCGATGATGTTTTAAGTTGAAAATTTGAGAaagttatttttaaaaataaataataaaagttttttttttagagtttctattagaacctccaaatctgctcacttgaccttactctattatgaattattaaatgacatatataacctactataaaatgactatgaagaacaataattataccaaaaaatattatatttattttatgtagactttccaattcaataatattagattgtatttcttattattttccttatctattttcattttctaatttaactacatactcattaaagcattcatatatatttaataagaattaaaaatatgattaagttCTTTTATGTCACATATGTatgatatatgttgaacgcatattggtgagggaaaacaaaataaatcctcttatgatttaggtCCTAAATCATAGTCAATctattatatttgcaaaaaaaaaaaaactaaaaatatttaaataattaatcatgtggtacaaaaaatatagaaaaataaataaacattaaaaaacaaatgatttttttttttgcacagataaaatagaaaagaaaagaaaaatatatataaaaaaacataatagttcatggcattttcttattgattagacattaatttttgaaactcaagtttgattaagaaatgtatatttagttcagatttatagagtgattaaatcattgaaatgactaaattttttattttaaagataataatttgtttgcaaattatatgagtgaggttatttgaggaagtttagtgagtaaatttagtctttgaaaatttgataagaggtgtagaaagcatagaggtcaagtgagtaaatttggaggttccaataattattattattatttttttttcacgtTTTATTAAGTTGGTGAACAGTGAACCTTCTTAGAAGCATACGAGCAAGGTTTGAACTTTGTTAAGAAAAAATGAATGATTCAAATCTTTAAAACTACACTCTAGAATAtgtataaataagagaaaattcGAACACATCGTTTTCAATTGATTTAGATCTCAATTTTATCTTAAATTCAGCAACATAAAATATCTCAAACACTAATCATTTCAATACGGACCCAAATTTGTTGCATCAATAAGGATAAGTCCCAAAATAACAAACGGACCAATCTCTCTGTCCAGCTAAAATCAAATAAATGGCTCGTTCATACTATGGCTTTGGTTCCCTCACTAATCCAATTCTAGACGAAGACAAAGACACAAAGATCGCCTGATCTGAGCCGTCCACTCTGTTGACCGACAGCACAAAGTCAAAATCTCCAACCCAATTACAattcacttctctctctctccctctctcgtGAGTGTGAGAGTCGCAAACTCACAACAACGTTGCCATAAGCCGCAAACCAGACAGTCCAAAGCCCATTTGATCCGGAAGCCATTAGATCGAGAGCAAGAACCCACCTTTTTGCTCTTtaaatcaaaaacccaaaaaggaggaggaggagcattTTCTAAACCCCCAGGAGGGTCATGATCGTATGCTCTAGGGTGTATCGTAATCGACGCCATGCTCAACACCGCCAACGGTATGATGTCATCAACGGCTTCGTCGTCGTCGGCCAACAACAGCGCTCAGTCGCCGGGGCTTAAGACCTATTTCAAGACCCCCGAGGGAAGGTACAAGCTTCAGTACGAGAAGGCTCACCCTTCCGGTCTTCTTCACTACCCTCATGGCAAAACTGTCACTCAGGTCTCTGCTTTAATTTTCAATACCCATTTTGTTGATTTACTTTCTTGAAGCCATGGTTGTGTAAAGATGGGttcttttttttgggtgttGATTATGATGATTTTTTTAGGTTTGTTTAGGAAGAATTGAGCATTGGGTGGTTTTAACTGTGTGGGTTTTGCTCAAAAGGGTTGTTAATGTTGGAAGTGTAAGGTTTTATAAGACCAAGATTGTGTTTTCGATTACATTTTAGGTGAATTTTAGCATTCCCTGTTCCTTTTTGGGTCTTGCTACATTGTTTTGAAGTTACTTTTTAGTAGAGCAGTTTTCGAGGATTATAGGGACTATTACAGGGTGTTTAGGCCATCACCTGGGAGGCAACTCTAAAATTATGTTTTTGGCTAATTCAATGCTGTATGTTATGATATTTAAACTTTAAAGCCGTGTTGGCTGTTGATTATCAGGTAACGTTAGCGCATCTTAAGGACAAGCCTGCCCCAACAACCCCGACCGCACCATCTTCAAGCTTCAGCACTAGCAGTGGTGTGCGGTCAGCAGCAGCAAGGTTGTTGGGTGCTAGTAATGGGAGCAGGCTTAGCTTTGTTGGAGGGAATGGTGTGAGTAAGAGTGTTAGCGCGAGTAGTAGAGTTGGGTCTTTGGTGGCTTCCAGTTCAAGTAATTCAACTTCTACTTCCAACTTTGATGGGAAAGGGTCTTACTTGATCTTCAATGTGGGAGATGCAATCTTCATTAGTGATTTGAATACTCAAGACAAGGTATCTAggacttttttcttttgtaggtTTAGGTGCTGGGATCGGTTTATGATAGGTTTCTTGGTGCATGCAGGATCCAATAAAGTCTATACATTTCAGTACTTCAAACCCTGTGTGCCATGCATTTGATCAAGATGCAAAGGATGGTCATGATTTGATTATTGGATTGAATTCCGGCGATGGTACAAATATTTGCTAGACTTTGAAATCAAAATCTTGTGTGTGAATTTCAAATTTTCTGAAGGTTGTATAAATGCTCTTGTAGTCTACTCAGTGTCACTGAGACAACAATTACAGGATGTTGGAAAGAAGCTTGTTGGTGCTCAGCATTATAACAAAGATGGTTCTGTTAGTAATAGGCAAGTGcaactcttttttgttttttgtcttttttaatttctgtAATGGATTGGAGGAATTCAACacaattcttttgtttgtacTTGTTTTCATGTTTATCTGCTTCCGAATGGATGCTATATGTTAAGAAATTTCTTGCTTGTGTTTGTCATTTCTTAATAGGCCTTGTTTGAGAGTTGTGATAGTTTGACTTCTGTGTACAGTTTTGTGGAGTATATTTCTAATAAACTGTTCTCAACAGCCGTTGTACTAGTATTGCATGGGTTCCTGGTGGTGATGGCTCTTTTGTTGTTGCTCATGCTGATGGGAATCTGTATGTATATGAAAAGGCGAGCTTCCCTTATCTATAGAAATACTTCTCACTGCCTTAACTTTAATATTCCATGATCTATTTTAATTTGAAGTAATTTGAGTGtgctatttttttctttttgtttttttatagaGCAAAGATGGTGCAGGCGATACTTCTTTCCCTGTTATAAAAGATCAATCTCAATTTTCTGTTGCACATGCACGTTACAGTAAggtaatcgagttatctttgttttcttttcaaaacATGTTCCCACGCAGATATTTCTTCTACATGGGCtgaaaattttctgttaatggAATTAGGGGATAAAACACAACTGCTATGTCACCATGGGGATTATTATTTTGATCTTTTAAGTGAATAGACATAGTGCTCTTATCCTGGTGTCACAGATTGTCAACATTTAGATACGAATATTTTTCAGTGCTGACTTTGGGTAATTTTCTCCAGTGGATTCCTAGTCTATAAAGGGCACTGTGTGGGACTTGTGACTACTCAATCTCCACTCTGTTAGCTGTTTTAGTTCATATGTCAGTCGTTATTGTTTCCAGCTTTAGGCTATTTTCCAACTCTCTGATAGTCTGAGTTTTCTATTGTATCCACACGCTTAGAAGTTCAGTGATATCAATTTGTAGGAGATTGGGGTGTGGCTCAAAATGTGGGTTTCTTCTCAGAAAACTATATGATTTCATATTTTAACAATTTGTGTGAGTACAATCTATTGGTTGATTTAAGTTCTTTATGGTCTATGCAGTCTTCTGTGCGTTCAAGGCTATGTAGGCTATAGATCAAGTATATTGTCACGGATATTTGTACATTACATTGGCGATAGTTACTGAAGTTCATACATGGGGGGTTTGACAGGCGTTTGTCTGCACATTCATCTTTTAGGCTGGCAGCACTAGTTAAAATTGCTTTTAAGGTAGAGCATGGAAGCTAAGGTCCTTATAAAAGTTTGAAAATGCTTCCATTCTCATGATGTTAGTGAAGATGCAAAGCATAATTTAACTTTGAGCAGGGAAGTCATCGGTGGTCATTTGAATCCTTATTTTTTCGAGGCGGCTAATAAATACTTTTAGTTTAGGTATTCTGGTTGAGATATTACTGTTTATGTGTGGCGTGCTAAAATGTTTCTCTGGCTACGATATTTTTGTTGACTTACTGCTATGCTTCTGCAGAGTAACCCAATTGCCAGATGGCATATATGCTTAGGTTCAATTAATAGTATTGCTTTCTCAACTGATGGAGCTTATCTAGCAACTGTTGGAAGAGATGGTATAATTTCAATATGGTGTTGTTTGCATTGTGTAATTGCTCTATTCAGTTAGTTTCTTTTTGCAAAACATGAGCTAAATTTTATTATGGAATGCAGGTTATCTACGTGTTTTTGACTACTCAAAAGAGCAACTTGTATGTGGTGGCAAAAGTTACTATGGTGCTCAGCTATGTTGCGCTTGGAGGTTTgcatcttttagtgttttttttattgaagCTTGCTGCTGGTTTTTGTAATATTCTTCCTATCCCCTACTTACCTTTAGATCTAAACTCCTGTTTATTGTGGATCTTAATGTATCAAGATATTATTGTTCTTTTGTGATGATGTTATGACTGATTGCACATGCTTTTGAACAGCACGGATGGAAAATACATACTGGCAGGAGGTGAAGATGATCTGGTTCAAGTTTGGAGTATGGAAGATCGGAAAGTTGTAGCTTGGGGAGAGGGGCACAATTCTTGGGTAATTTTTATAAATAGTATCAGGCTTTGTTATAAATACCTGATAGTTGCTGCCTTATTAAACTATTACTGGATGGTGCTGGCAGGTCAGTGGAGTGGCGTTTGATTCATATTCAGAAGGTATCGGGGAAACTGTCATGTACCGGTTTGGTTCCGTCGGTCAGGTATCAGAAAATTAGGCCTGGTCTTGtcaatatttatttaattagataaaaaaataaaaaaggcatAATGCTATTAGTTGTTGTACTTTCCTTTCAATTTTAATCGTTTGGCACTCATCTTCATGttcatgcatatattttgacatttcaaattttgaatagGAATTGTAATGTAAGCTACAACTGGTCTACCTACAATGGTCTGATAAGATATACTTAGGATAAGAAATTTCAGGGATTTGAAATGAGTGCATTTGAGAAAAGTTATGACCTTGGTATTCCTCTCTATTCTCGTATTCTTCCTCAAACCCCTTAATTTTTCTCAGATAAAATGTCCTGTACAAAATTGatgaggaaaatattgaagtaaCTGAGGTGGTGAGTGTACTTAATTTCTTATTAGTTgtgatttttattcttttttttttctttataagcAGGACACACAGTTACTTCTGTGGGACCTGGAAATGGATGAGATTGTGGTGCCATTGCGCCGATGCCCTCCAGGTGGCTCCCCCACATATAGTACTGGAAGCCAGTCATCTCATTGGGACAATGCACTACCAGTGGGTACGTTGCAGCCTGCTCCAAGCATGCGAGATGTTCCAAAGATCTCACCGCTTGTTGCTCACCGTGTGCACACTGAACCTCTCTCCGGCGTGATGTTTACACAAGAATCTGTTCTTACTGTCTGCCGAGAAGGGAATATTAAAATTTGGATGAGACCTGGGGTTTCAGAAAGCCAATCAAGCAATGGGGAAACCGTGTTAAGTCCCAGCTTGAAGGAGAAGCCTTTGCTGTCAAGCAAGGTTGGCAGTGCCAGTCATAAGCAATGACACTCGTCAGAGACGAAAGCAAAACAAGCTTCTTTCCATCGAGTACATTTTGATTTGCTTGTGTAGCCATTTTTCTCCTCTTACCAGTTGGTTTTTCCCGAAATAGCACTCTGTGAGAGTGGCATTCCCAATTGCCATGCAACCAACTGATTCTATTGTATAGAAAATTGCCATTGAAGGCAGGTAAGAGATTGGGTGGGAGAAACAACCCCCATTTGTAATTACAAAACGGCCGTTTCTGGAACATATATTTAATGAATGACG
This region includes:
- the LOC133721503 gene encoding uncharacterized protein LOC133721503, yielding MLNTANGMMSSTASSSSANNSAQSPGLKTYFKTPEGRYKLQYEKAHPSGLLHYPHGKTVTQVTLAHLKDKPAPTTPTAPSSSFSTSSGVRSAAARLLGASNGSRLSFVGGNGVSKSVSASSRVGSLVASSSSNSTSTSNFDGKGSYLIFNVGDAIFISDLNTQDKDPIKSIHFSTSNPVCHAFDQDAKDGHDLIIGLNSGDVYSVSLRQQLQDVGKKLVGAQHYNKDGSVSNSRCTSIAWVPGGDGSFVVAHADGNLYVYEKSKDGAGDTSFPVIKDQSQFSVAHARYSKSNPIARWHICLGSINSIAFSTDGAYLATVGRDGYLRVFDYSKEQLVCGGKSYYGAQLCCAWSTDGKYILAGGEDDLVQVWSMEDRKVVAWGEGHNSWVSGVAFDSYSEGIGETVMYRFGSVGQDTQLLLWDLEMDEIVVPLRRCPPGGSPTYSTGSQSSHWDNALPVGTLQPAPSMRDVPKISPLVAHRVHTEPLSGVMFTQESVLTVCREGNIKIWMRPGVSESQSSNGETVLSPSLKEKPLLSSKVGSASHKQ